AAACAAAATCTGGAACCCCACTTCCCACCCGGCGAGGGCTGCTACTATTCGGAATTCGGATACAACCTGCTCGGATTGATCATCGAAAATGTGACCGGCCGACCGTATCACGAGGCTCTGGAGGAATTCCTTTTTACTCCATTAGAGATGGAGCACTCGTACTTACCGCCGTTCTCGGAACCCGCAGTGGACAGCGCGCTTCCCACAGCCCCGTTTTACATCGAGGAAAAGAAAATCGATGTGGATGATGTACCCGCGTTGAGTGCCTTCTATGCCGGTGGACAAACGGTGAACACCGCAGAAGAGCTGTTCCGGTTCCATCAAGCCTTGGTTGAGGGTAAACTCGTATCCGGGGAGACGCTGCAGGAGATGCTACAGTGGAACAAACTGTGGCAAGGAATCGACTACGGTTACGGCGTCGTCCGTATCCGCCCTTTGCCGTTTCTCAAACGATTCCACTCGTGGGGGGGACTCGGGGCGAGTAGTGCATTCATGGTGTATAATCCCACTATTGACGTCTACCTGGTCGGGACATTCAACCAGTGGTCGTATATGCGGAGGAGCATGATGTTTCTCTTCCAAACGCTACGGTCAATCGCAAAGGTGGAGCGGTCCGGGCAATAGCCTTGCAGGCGATGAAAATCTACTTTTCGAGTTAGCAGTCAGGAGCTTTAGGTACCGAGCTTTGCCATATTGGTGAGTAATCGATACGCACGCTGTATTGGGTGTATTTTACAGTTCCAGTGGCTATATAGTTTATTTCCCTGTACCTTGTCTACTTCTCATCCGTCTTCTCACTCGTCCTCGTCGATCTGGTTCAGCAGATACCGGATCGGATACATCGCAGTCAGTCCGGGCGTGTCGATC
This genomic interval from Halomicrobium urmianum contains the following:
- a CDS encoding serine hydrolase domain-containing protein, with protein sequence MERHKAKSRLESRLQSAVEDNSDLHSAYLLVHSDSRDLHWNLATGQAGDVEAAPEQPYYAASIGKTFTSTLVAMLSDDGQLSFDDSISEYLSESILDNLHTIGGTDYTGDIRIRHLLGHTSGLPHSLPEGGKMFLNTRLEESPVGKTLFDEMLEEPDRTWEPEETIEWAKQNLEPHFPPGEGCYYSEFGYNLLGLIIENVTGRPYHEALEEFLFTPLEMEHSYLPPFSEPAVDSALPTAPFYIEEKKIDVDDVPALSAFYAGGQTVNTAEELFRFHQALVEGKLVSGETLQEMLQWNKLWQGIDYGYGVVRIRPLPFLKRFHSWGGLGASSAFMVYNPTIDVYLVGTFNQWSYMRRSMMFLFQTLRSIAKVERSGQ